From Nilaparvata lugens isolate BPH chromosome 7, ASM1435652v1, whole genome shotgun sequence, one genomic window encodes:
- the LOC111062555 gene encoding mini-chromosome maintenance complex-binding protein: MQCRKDFIGKIDQCKDIIKDEEVWNKIPVVNYTPNNLLFHDQLVIYRGMVQDMLNPVLYLSQYEVKNIDTGESSVRQGQFTDALDCKDNEEAILESSATVYKERSSIYCVTVPGSNNWVEKSIRERNSANIANLQSSSACEPASSPSASENKRTLNDDEKMEEDCNESELGNTSNKRICTGKVPDVKQKAEEKKCVYNLPISERSKEILHPAVLINVYDEDLKLQINDVIEVAGFLSCDPTVINGVAESVDEDFPPASLVPRINAVHVRVLPASHNQSLQSDVLRCAETTRAELHSILSKVLLGDNLAADYLLLHLLSTVFQRKDALVLGKCCLNLSNLPKGSQYSKLLYNFLTNLVPTSHYEPMSLESLNSSKFVPKKNYETSRLESGILQMSKNTLLVLDETKMQAGQLNDRGVRNVQALTGLINFQKVDYDFQYYPVEFPMDIRVLVLSEGKSMLPSDFDVCLDYADTTPEYIEELFVEAGRFVERQSLTDTLRAYLTTVANLAYQFSDDVETKITEDFVKMRRERQKTSSQDLHNLLVLARLFSLSRGCTTLSKETWEIVQDMEEQRRLRMEK; encoded by the exons ATGCAGTGTAGAAAAGATTTTATCGGGAAAATTGATCAATGCAAAGATATTATAAAGGATGAAGAGGTTTGGAATAAG ATTCCAGTCGTCAATTACACGCCCAATAATTTGTTGTTTCATGACCAACTGGTTATTTACCGTGGTATGGTTCAGGATATGCTAAATCCAGTCTTGTACTTGTCTCAGTATGAGGTGAAAAATATCGATACTGGAGAAAGCAGTGTCAGACAAGGACAATTTACTGATGCTTTGGATTGTAAG GATAATGAGGAGGCTATATTGGAGTCAAGTGCAACAGTCTATAAAGAACGAAGTTCGATCTATTGTGTTACGGTACCAGGTAGCAACAACTGGGTGGAAAAATCA ATCCgagaaagaaattcagcaaatATTGCGAACCTACAATCTTCTTCTGCTTGTGAACCTGCATCATCTCCGTCAGCTTCGGAAAATAAAAGGACGCTCAATGATGACGAAAAGATGGAAGAAGACTGCAATGAAAGTGAACTAGG AAACACGAGTAACAAACGAATTTGTACTGGAAAAGTTCCTGACGTAAAGCAGAAAGCTGAAGAGAAAAAATGCGTGTATAATCTACCCATTTCAGAAAGGAGTAAAGAAATTTTACATCCTGCCGTGCTAATAAAT GTATACGATGAGGATTTGAAACTGCAGATCAATGATGTGATAGAAGTGGCTGGCTTCCTGTCATGTGATCCAACGGTGATTAACGGAGTTGCCGAATCAGTTGATGAGGACTTTCCTCCCGCGTCGCTGGTGCCTAGAATCAACGCCGTTCACGTTCGTGTACTTCCGGCCTCTCACAATCAATCTCTTCAATCAG ATGTCCTGAGATGTGCGGAAACTACAAGAGCTGAGCTGCATTCTATTCTAAGTAAAGTGCTTCTTGGCGATAACTTAGCTGCTGACTATCTCTTACTTCATTTACTATCCACAGT ATTCCAGCGGAAAGATGCCCTAGTATTGGGAAAATGTTGTCTGAATTTGTCCAATCTTCCAAAAGGAAGCCAGTACTCGAAACTgctatataattttttaacaaaTCTAGTGCCTACCAGCCATTACGAGCCTATGTCTTTGGAAAGCCTCAatagttctaaatttgttcccAA GAAAAACTATGAAACAAGTCGACTTGAGAGTGGAATACTTCAAATGTCGAAAAATACACTTTTAGTTTTAGATGAAACAAAAATGCAGGCTGGTCAGCTCAATGATAGAG GTGTTCGAAACGTCCAAGCGTTGACAGGACTCATCAACTTTCAAAAAGTGGATTACGATTTCCAGTATTATCCTGTCGAATTTCCCATGGATATTAGAGTGCTCGTACTATCAGAAGGAAAGAGTATGTTACCA AGCGACTTTGACGTATGCTTGGACTATGCAGACACGACGCCCGAGTACATTGAAGAGCTGTTTGTGGAAGCTGGCCGATTCGTCGAACGCCAATCTCTGACTGACACGCTGCGTGCCTACCTCACAACTGTCGCCAATCTGGCTTACCAGTTCTCTGATGATGTGGAAACC AAAATCACCGAAGACTTTGTCAAAATGAGACGAGAAAGGCAGAAGACTTCTTCTCAAGATCTTCATAATCTACTTGTTCTTGCTAG GTTGTTTTCATTGAGTAGAGGCTGCACTACTCTGTCGAAGGAAACTTGGGAAATAGTTCAGGACATGGAGGAGCAGAGACGGTTGCGCATGGAAAAGTGA